From a single Ornithorhynchus anatinus isolate Pmale09 chromosome 4, mOrnAna1.pri.v4, whole genome shotgun sequence genomic region:
- the SEC16A gene encoding protein transport protein Sec16A isoform X3 encodes MQPPPQTVPPGTGGPPPVGGIPRNRYWSNSPYSRRANTPVAPAAGPVQPVTDPFAFGRQTPQGTPLGNQSKGSPLVMQGPSGVFPQPSNTQVPQPHAGDNPLGLHPSLPGPPSQPGVNTDLFTNTSAPSALSGWAANSGAEIHPNTEPGPRNPSVPSHYSSGPGLENSYGGYPQGSVPPPGRPLSRQDPSAPSSGAPTTSSFFPPPLQQTAAQWRPVQGSPPPSLHNYPPFAELPSHSTAPLAPGMSHFHPGAGHQQYVPPVTVSGPPGGGEKREPASDHHPENRFSQTPGATAPWVSQPYPEQFYPPQHLADPSLANPVAQVNSSENQPQYGTEAVLGHGQPEAPSGTFSVFFARGEAKNEENLSLGIAGKSDFDGFPPSSGPGYPHPPHPPQLGAAGLPQAAVVQGSPSEDVQRVVDAPPYFSQPASNQHDTHTAKNTDLYADDRSGVGAAHGSQFENIENLECVQNQEVPPSEPPNLPASSPNELYRYGPATGQPLPKHSVGSHAEGGSNLESPDALPHPIRSESVSSNYSGVSHRSAASSARPQELVGTFIQQEVGKPDEELSGSFFKQIDSSPLGGEICEPSVHKSYHGNLSQPPTPSPPKPTGVFQTSANSSFEPVRAHGVGVKPVEADRANVVAELRENPGTQKNSRPSPALPAASPGNLEQPPDNMETFFMPHGHPLPRPGDPGSLLPHIGGPPLENTPLSSEKRASTRAHAKKCESPATTLWAQNELPNFGGNVLLAPAAPALYVPPKTQASEVIQPPDEGLSHQQARKPGSVPVRPPTDGSVSSENLENPPKMGEEEALPSQASSGYASLLSSPPTESLQNQPILIAQPNQSYNLAQPKNISMPLPNRLNPPENNQSQKDPPVADRSTSGSHVLRRSGSGESVPLPGSLNLPVSAGLSKTPFSQGPGTSPEMASNQPTNLLVQPPLNLVPEGQKNQTPENLLPEYASKTVNLPSSPGTRFPPGNSGVMLVPPVSSTLVPQNNPADHSGNRKDISEALDYAVTRTMENQMINNSVHNPASAGNPAFSQKAAAANHAAPSGPEARDKEHFYQQVTKDPRRQTALDGTQQGALAPPQQIAGAPGPKAVPSGQPSDPSHPGSQPGVETPPGSSAPPAGYGPTAAGRPQLPPGTGAPAPAVNAGQPSGQQEPPRPPPSQTPQNAFGPPQNLPPYYYYRHPYEAYQPPYPQPYPTDPRLAPHLYQEDAYGLYDPRYRHYDSGTEYPESYRYAEPERPSSRASHSSERPSSRQGYPERYYNTKGGWSSQSDFYANYYSSQYDYGDPSRWERYQYDPRYRDSRYDRRYWYDSEHDPYRKEPYYDDRPEKYEDHWRYDPRFTGSFDDEPEPHRDPYGDELDRRSVHSEHSAHSQQSSHSRQSSFSSRSRQSQIYRNHDVTANSYDATAQPGSHHGDYSYGYSNHFKDAQTFVDYGYPSETGWSATEHVPSRPSTPEKFSVTHVCARFGPGGHLIKVLPNLPSEGQPALVEIHSMETMLQHTPEQEEMRSFPGPLAKDDTHKVDVINFAQNKATECFRNENLLDKESASLLWDFIVLLCRQNGTVVGTDIAELLLRDHKTVWLPGKSPNEANLIDFSNEAVEQAEEEEAGEAQLSFLTDSLVTTTDSFEKETERFRELLLYGRKKDALESAMKHGLWGHALLLASKMDNRTHARVMTRFANSLPINDPLQTVYQLMSGRMPAASTCCGDEKWGDWRPHLAMVLSNLNNNMDVESRTIATMGDTLASKGLLDAAHFCYLMAQVGFGVYTKKTTKLVLIGSNHSWPFLKFASNEAIHRTEAYEYAQSLGSQPCFLPNFQVFKFIYACRLAEAGLAAQAFHYCEVISKTILQQPHQYSPVLISQLIQIASQLRLFDPQIKEKPEQESFIEPAWLVQLQHLQGQIKEGDIIWNPDRGTPQQYPSTPSSELEHYDGPGLAQDMDAGAGNPLLASLLPNLEPPNQNVRLMPSAPQTILDGSAGVAPPLQQENSSSVPFYPGPPSMRPVPGYSPPGSVPGFSDQYGGEPGAVYLGPDGLPGGQSSHAAEQLPEESRSQDPATRRMPQESPIRSTFPDQREDDFSGKLGQGRRPQNSESLGHSAGKQPSPSASVPDGKRPAKEVKKDIKEPKKGGESWFSRWLPGKKKTEAYLPDDKNKSIVWDEKKQRWVNLDEPEEMSKPPPPPPTSFPKVPQALPPGPAGPPNASVNMFSRKAAGSRARYVDVLNPSGTKPSAPVPAPSDLFAPLAPLPIPSNLFVPNPEEQPPVESGSLEGQTSPVLQTNPEAAAGAQLVNSAASPPGCELPASNLDGSQSGELSRCSSMSSLSREVSQHFNQPACSLPLSGGPPAGTVPFYNPSQFAQPSVAPGSTRLGRIGQRKYPSLK; translated from the exons ATGCAGCCGCCTCCCCAGACTGTTCCTCCGGGAACTGGCGGACCACCTCCTGTAGGAGGGATTCCTCGGAATAGGTATTGGTCTAACAGCCCTTACAGCAGGCGGGCGAACACCCCGGTGGCTCCGGCAGCCGGCCCCGTGCAGCCTGTGACAGACCCTTTTGCATTTGGTCGGCAGACTCCTCAAGGTACTCCGTTAGGCAATCAATCCAAAGGCAGCCCACTTGTTATGCAAGGTCCCTCAGGGGTGTTCCCTCAACCGTCCAATACGCAGGTGCCTCAACCACACGCTGGGGATAATCCACTCGGACTGCACCCGTCCTTACCGGGACCCCCGTCCCAACCTGGAGTGAATACCGATTTGTTTACAAATACGTCAGCTCCTTCGGCCTTGTCGGGGTGGGCTGCGAACAGCGGTGCAGAAATCCATCCCAACACGGAACCCGGGCCGCGCAACCCATCGGTCCCCTCGCATTACAGTTCCGGACCGGGACTGGAAAATTCGTACGGCGGCTACCCCCAGGGGAGTGTTCCTCCTCCCGGCAGGCCCCTCAGCAGACAGGATCCAAGCGCCCCATCCTCTGGGGCACCCACCACGTCGTCCTTCTTTCCTCCACCCCTTCAACAAACCGCGGCCCAGTGGAGGCCAGTCCAAGGAAGCCCGCCGCCGTCGCTGCATAATTATCCCCCCTTTGCGGAGCTGCCGTCTCACAGTACAGCCCCTCTGGCTCCTGGGATGTCCCATTTTCACCCCGGCGCAGGGCATCAGCAATATGTCCCACCAGTGACCGTGTCAGGACCTCCGGGGGGCGGTGAAAAGAGAGAGCCGGCCAGTGACCACCACCCTGAAAATAGGTTTAGCCAGACTCCGGGAGCGACCGCCCCTTGGGTGAGCCAGCCATACCCGGAACAgttttacccaccccagcatcTGGCAGACCCTTCCCTTGCTAATCCCGTCGCTCAGGTAAATAGCTCAGAGAACCAGCCTCAGTATGGGACCGAGGCGGTACTGGGCCACGGACAGCCAGAGGCCCCTTCAGGGACCTTCTCGGTGTTCTTCGCGAGGGGAGAGGCCAAAAATGAGGAAAACCTTTCTTTGGGAATAGCTGGGAAATCTGATTTTGATGGCTTTCCTCCTAGTTCGGGACCCGGCtaccctcaccctccccacccgccgCAGCTTGGAGCGGCCGGCCTTCCTCAGGCGGCTGTCGTTCAAGGTTCCCCCAGTGAAGACGTGCAACGGGTCGTGGATGCCCCGCCGTATTTCTCTCAGCCTGCAAGCAACCAACATGACACACACACCGCTAAAAACACCGACCTTTACGCTGATGACAGATCAGGTGTCGGCGCAGCTCACGGGTCCCAGTTTGAAAACATCGAGAACTTGGAGTGCGTGCAGAATCAGGAAGTCCCGCCGAGCGAACCCCCAAATTTGCCCGCTTCCTCCCCGAACGAACTGTACCGGTACGGCCCGGCCACGGGGCAGCCGCTTCCAAAGCACAGTGTCGGGAGCCACGCCgaaggggggtccaacctggagtCCCCCGACGCGCTCCCCCATCCTATCCGTTCCGAGAGCGTGTCCTCCAACTACAGCGGCGTCAGTCATCGGAGCGCGGCGAGTTCAGCGAGACCCCAAGAGCTGGTGGGCACGTTTATTCAGCAGGAAGTGGGAAAACCCGATGAAGAGCTCTCGGGGAGCTTCTTTAAACAGATCGACTCATCTCCTTTAGGGGGAGAGATCTGTGAGCCAAGCGTACACAAAAGTTATCACGGCAATCTGTCCCAGCCTCCTACCCCAAGTCCCCCTAAACCTACAGGGGTGTTCCAGACCAGTGCAAACAGTTCTTTCGAACCGGTGAGAGCCCACGGAGTCGGGGTGAAACCCGTCGAGGCCGACCGAGCGAACGTTGTGGCGGAACTGAGGGAGAACCCCGGGACCCAGAAGAATTCCAGGCCAAGTCCGGCCCTCCCGGCCGCCTCACCGGGCAACCTCGAACAACCCCCAGATAACATGGAAACCTTCTTCATGCCCCACGGGCATCCTCTGCCTCGGCCTGGCGACCCTGGGAGCCTGCTTCCCCATATTGGGGGACCACCTTTGGAAAATACTCCCCTGTCGTCCGAAAAGAGAGCATCGACTAGAGCTCACGCCAAGAAGTGCGAGAGTCCCGCCACCACTCTGTGGGCACAGAATGAACTGCCTAACTTTGGAGGAAATGTCCTCctggcccccgccgcccctgcaCTTTACGTACCCCCCAAGACCCAGGCTTCCGAAGTCATTCAGCCCCCCGACGAGGGACTGTCCCACCAGCAGGCCCGGAAGCCGGGATCCGTTCCCGTTCGTCCTCCAACGGACGGCAGCGTGTCCTCCGAAAACCTGGAGAACCCTCCcaaaatgggggaagaggaggccctGCCGTCTCAGGCAAGTTCTGGTTACGCGAGTTTACTGTCCTCGCCGCCCACGGAATCTTTGCAAAATCAACCGATCTTGATTGCCCAGCCTAATCAGAGCTATAATCTGGCTCAGCCCAAGAATATTTCTATGCCCTTACCTAATCGGTTAAATCCTCCCGAAAATAATCAGTCTCAAAAAGACCCTCCAGTCGCGGACAGATCTACATCAGGCAGTCACGTCCTCCGCAGATCGGGGTCTGGAGAGAGCGTGCCTTTGCCAGGTTCTCTTAATTTACCCGTATCTGCCGGTTTGTCTAAGACTCCTTTTTCACAAGGCCCTGGTACCTCTCCTGAAATGGCCTCTAATCAACCTACCAATCTGCTAGTGCAGCCTCCACTTAACCTTGTCCCAGAAGGGCAGAAGAATCAGACCCCAGAAAACCTTCTTCCTGAATATGCCAGTAAAACGGTTAATTTACCTTCTTCCCCCGGGACACGTTTTCCTCCTGGAAACTCAGGTGTGATGTTAGTTCCACCGGTGAGCAGCACCTTGGTGCCCCAGAACAATCCCGCAGATCACTCCGGTAATCGGAAAGATATCTCTGAAGCGCTTGATTATGCGGTAACTCGGACAATGGAAAATCAGATGATAAATAATTCTGTGCATAATCCCGCGTCGGCCGGCAACCCGGCATTTTCGCAGAAAGCCGCTGCCGCTAATCACGCTGCTCCGTCTGGGCCAGAGGCGCGTGACAAGGAGCATTTCTATCAACAGGTAACGAAAGATCCGCGGCGTCAAACGGCCCTAGACGGAACCCAGCAAGGGGCGCTGGCCCCTCCGCAGCAAATAGCGGGCGCTCCGGGGCCCAAAGCAGTACCTTCTGGCCAGCCGTCAGACCCTTCCCATCCCGGCAGTCAGCCCGGCGTCGAAACCCCGCCTGGAAGTTCAGCCCCTCCGGCAGGTTACGGCCCGACGGCTGCCGGGCGGCCCCAGCTTCCGCCCGGGACCGGTGCCCCGGCTCCGGCCGTTAACGCCGGGCAGCCGTCGGGGCAGCAGGaacccccccggccgccgccgtctCAGACTCCTCAAAACGCCTTCGGTCCACCGCAGAACCTGCCACCTTACTATTATTACAGGCACCCTTACGAAGCCTATCAGCCTCCGTATCCACAGCCCTACCCCACAGATCCGCGCCTCGCTCCCCATCTTTACCAG GAGGACGCCTATGGCCTGTATGACCCCCGCTACAGACACTACGATAGCGGTACAGAGTATCCTGAGAGTTATAGATATGCTGAACCAGAACGCCCTAGTTCAAGAGCTAGTCACAGTTCAGAAAGACCATCTTCAAG ACAGGGATATCCTGAGAGATACTACAATACCAAAGGTGGATGGAGCAGCCAGAGTGATTTCTATGCAAATTATTATTCCAGCCAGTATGATTATGGAG ATCCAAGTCGCTGGGAACGTTATCAGTATGACCCCAGGTACCGGGATTCCCGCTATGACCGCAGATACTGGTATGATTCCGAACACGATCCATACAGGAAAGAGCCATATTACGATGACAG GCCTGAAAAATATGAGGATCACTGGCGGTACGATCCTCGATTTACTGGGAGTTTTGATGACGAACCTGAACCCCACAGAGATCCTTACGGTGATGAGCTGGACAGACGCAGTGTCCACAGTGAGCATTCCGCCCACAGCCAACAGAGTTCCCATAGTCGTCAGAGTAGCTTCAGCTCTCGGTCTCGTCAG AGCCAGATCTATAGAAACCAtgatgtgactgctaattcatATGATGCCACAGCTCAGCCAGGCTCCCATCATGGAGACTATTCCTATGGATACAGTAATCACTTCAAGGATGCACAGACTTTTGTAGATTACGGCTACCCTTCTGAAACAGGATGGTCCGCTACAGAACACG TTCCTTCAAGACCATCCACACCTGAGAAATTTTCAGTGACTCATGTCTGTGCACGATTTGGGCCTGGGGGTCATCTTATTAAAGTGCTTCCCAACCTGCCTTCTGAAGGGCAGCCAGCTTTGGTTGAGATACACAGCATGGAG ACTATGCTGCAACATACTCCGGAACAGGAAGAGATGAGGTCATTCCCTGGACCACTAGCTAA AGATGACACCCATAAAGTGGATGTTATTAATTTTGCACAGAACAAAGCAACGGAATGTTTTCGAAATGAAAATTTACTTGATAAAGAGTCTGCCAGTCTTCTCTGGGATTTTATTGTACTGTTGTGCAGGCAGAATGGG ACTGTCGTGGGGACAGACATTGCAGAGCTTCTGTTAAGAGATCACAAAACCGTGTGGCTTCCCGGGAAATCTCCCAATGAAGCAAACCTGATTGACTTTTCCAATGAGGCCGTGGAgcaagctgaggaggaggaggccggcgaAGCACAGCTCTCGTTTCTCACCGACAGTCTGGTAACCACTACTGATAGTtttgagaaggagacagagagattcAGAGAGCTCCTGCTTTATGGCCGGAAGAAG GATGCGTTGGAATCTGCTATGAAGCATGGCTTATGGGGTCATGCTCTATTACTCGCCAGTAAAATGGACAACCGAACACACGCAAGAGTGATGACCAG GTTTGCCAACAGCCTCCCAATTAATGATCCACTGCAAACTGTTTACCAACTCATGTCTGGAAGAATGCCAGCTGCATCCACA tgctgtggagatgagaaatggggagactggAGACCTCACCTTGCTATGGTTTTATCCAACCTGAACAATAATATGGATGTGGAGTCACGGACAATTGCCACTATGGGGGATACTCTTG CTTCAAAAGGCCTCCTGGATGCTGCACATTTTTGCTACTTGATGGCCCAGGTTGGATTTGGAGTCTATacaaagaaaacaacaaaactcGTCCTAATTGGATCAAATCACAG TTGGCCGTTTCTAAAATTTGCTTCCAATGAAGCCATTCACAGAACGGAAGCTTATGAATACGCACAGTCATTGGGAAGTCAGCCCTGCTTCTTACCAAACTTTCAG GTGTTCAAGTTCATTTACGCTTGTCGACTGGCCGAAGCGGGTCTCGCTGCGCAAGCCTTTCATTACTGCGAAGTCATTTCCAAAACCATTCTTCAGCAGCCACACCAGTATTCACCAGTGCTCATCAGTCAACTTATTCAG ATAGCCTCCCAGTTACGACTCTTCGATCCTCAGATAAAAGAGAAGCCAGAACAGGAGTCCTTTATTGAACCTGCTTGGTTAGTTCAGCTTCAGCATTTGCAAGGACAAATAAAG GAAGGTGATATAATTTGGAATCCAGACAGAGGAACCCCTCAGCAGTATCCAAGCACCCCGAGCTCTGAATTAGAGCATTATGATGGCccaggacttgcccaagatatggATGCAGGGGCAGGCAACCCGTTACTGGCATCCCTGTTGCCTAACTTGGAGCCACCTAATCAGAATGTGCGGCTCATGCCATCAG CTCCTCAGACGATACTGGATGGTTCAGCTGGCGTGGCACCTCCTTTGCAGCAAGAAAACTCGAGCAGCGTGCCATTCTACCCAGGGCCTCCCTCTATGAGGCCAGTCCCTGGCTACAGTCCACCTGGCTCTGTTCCAGGGTTTTCGGATCAGTACGGCGGTGAGCCTGGAGCTGTGTACCTAGGACCTGATGGGCTACCAGGTGGGCAGTCTAGCCACGCAGCTGAACAGTTGCCAGAGGAATCCAGGAGCCAGGACCCAG CAACGAGAAGGATGCCCCAGGAATCCCCTATCAGAAGCACTTTCCCGGATCAGAGAGAAGATGACTTCAGTGGAAAACTG GGCCAAGGAAGAAGGCCCCAGAACTCTGAATCATTAGGGCACTCCGCAGGGAAGCAACCTTCTCCTTCAGCATCAGTTCCCGATGGAAAGAGACCTGCCAAGGAGGTCAAAAAAGATATCAAAGAGCCCAAAAAG GGTGGTGAATCTTGGTTCTCTCGCTGGCttccagggaaaaaaaagactgaaGCTTACCTGCCAGATGATAAGAACAAATCA ATTGTTTGGGATGAAAAGAAGCAGCGTTGGGTGAATTTGGATGAACCAGAAGAAATG AGCaagccaccacctccacctccaacGTCATTTCCAAAGGTTCCGCAGGCTCTTCCCCCAGGTCCCGCGGGACCTCCCAATGCATCTGTTAACATGTTTTCTAGGAAAGCAG CAGGAAGCCGAGCTCGCTACGTCGACGTCTTAAACCCAAGTGGAACCAAACCAAGTGCGCCCGTCCCTGCTCCTTCCGATCTGTTTGCCCCACTGGCACCGCTTCCTATTCCTTCAAACCTGTTTGTGCCCAATCCAG AAGAACAGCCGCCCGTGGAAAGCGGTAGCCTGGAAGGGCAGACCTCACCGGTTCTCCAAACCAACCCAGAAGCCGCAGCAGGAGCACAG TTGGTGAATTCCGCAGCATCACCACCTGGTTGCGAACTCCCTGCTTCCAATCTGGATGGATCCCAGTCGGGAGAG CTTTCGCGCTGTAGTTCAATGAGTTCATTATCACGTGAAGTAAGCCAGCATTTTAATCAG CCTGCCTGCAGTTTGCCCCTCTCGGGAGG